In the Salvia splendens isolate huo1 chromosome 16, SspV2, whole genome shotgun sequence genome, caagaggtgctgctgatcggtgatgggggcaccgagcaggctggggggagcagggaggccgaggctgaagctgaggcagacaagaagaaggaagctgaacctcaccgaggagccggagacgaagctggcggagtatgatttcgtctcccttctcttagtttagtttcttccttcttgtaaaatggccttgaagccctccttgtgtaaaaaaaatttttttcttatgaatgaaaaaattcttctttatacacttgtgtcttcgtatagcttttcgtactctcttttactcctgttgtggtttactacctgctcagtaaaatgaaatgccgaactgacatagctgctttgtattcttaacccttaaggagctggaggtacttcactggaagcggctgtactcttccgctttagacgaagctgagaaaaaagccatagctgaccagatgaagaatgacgaactcttggcttgtttagtgaagctggaggccgacaataaggacttagagtccgaaaagaaagatctggaggccgagctgaatactgccgtcgctgagaggactgcgtatgaggatttcatctgcaggcgcgggggaatgaccatctctgaagttcaggaacgagttgacgaactgtgggaggaatatcatgtactccggaggaacaatgcgctggagagctcggcttgccaacaagtcgtgaaatcattgcggcgctgggcttctcggtacgacatcattctttcccggcgtccctcaatcgagagattccttaggcatttcccgccaacagatgctcgcactccagctcaaacctctgattcacttgctcaaaaccctactccaagtcagcaacgaactcaggaacaaccggagacgtcaagacgagaacggactcaggagcaaccggaaacgtcaagacaaggacagactgaagttcgtagaggagctgtgattatgagtgagcaagatcaacaaatgcttcgtgaagagactcttcgccgccgaggtgctagagcttctcgggctcagggaagaggcggtaggtcgattagagcatctcgtcgacctgcttattcttcagctgcccggaatggccgaactcggcttcacgaggattttgtgaatagatggctcaactttagcaaccatggacagtagaatagtcctttgtaatggcgtaacgccttctcgtagggcagcagaattatatgccgaacaagatttaataaatgaaattttcatttcgcttctatcactgcgtatttacagctcagcgaaaaaatttcatcgtgctcgtcctcggtcttatgaagtaaacttctttgaccggactcgtcctcggtcttatggagtaagcttctttgaccggactcgtctttggtcttatgaagtaaacttctttgaccggacttggtcctcggtcttatgaaataaacttctttgaccggactcgtctttggtcttatgaagtaaacttctttgaccggacacgtctttggtcttatgaagtaaatttctttgaccggactaagcttgtgtcctaatttggcgagttttatcgcttggatcggactttccctttgtcctaatttggcgagttttatcgctcggatcggactttccctttgtcctaatttggcgagttttatcgctcggatcggactttccctttttgcagttcgtttcagacgaactgcttgtttcttaagctgaattgtggtcttgtatcctccttagaagcttggactcacaatcgttggcttatatatgttctaaaaaggggatcagccttcgaagaacaagatacctcagtaacatttgtaagagacgacacgcacatagacagacaaaacgcacatagacaaataaaaaagacgaaaaacaagtaaaaaacaaagaaagcacatacccctaggaccgaactagacacaagactgactgaccggactgtctcttacaaatggaacttcttgaggttggaaatgtgccatgttcggggtacttgttctcctgacatgtgagtcaatttgtaagaccctttgccgaggacttctgacacccgatatggaccttcccatgtgggttcgagtttgcccagcttttctgctcggcttacttcgttgtttctcaagacgagatctcccacttgaaattgtagctttttcaccctttggttataataccgggctacttgctccttgtacttggctgcttttatgcaggccaattctcttctttcttcggccagatctagttcggctctcagtccgtcatcattcatttctgaggagaaatttagagttcggggactgggtacgccgatctcgaccggaatcacggcttcagtgccgtacaccagactgtacggagtttcaccgttggaggttttgggtgtagttcggtaggaccataggacttgagggagattttctacccattgtcctttggcttgttcaatggtacgaactgagcgggcggcttctcaggattgagacgtggccccaatcggtcttgcaccggagtcctttgaatcttttcaaaaggagttcggcgaggatgtccctgatcgccaaaaggagttcggcgaggatgtccctgatcgctatgatcgggcttcctcctgtctcctcgggatgagctgtctaaagaccgtttgcgacggtctgcctcatcggcacgggagaactggtccgcaatgtcccacatctcttgagctgtttgcggactgcattccacgagctttctgtagagagctccgggcaggattccattttggaatgccgaaatgacaagtagatcattgagatcatctacttgtaggcattccttgtggaatctcgtcataaagtcgctgatcttttcgtcgcgaccttgacgtatagaaagcagctgagccgaagtgattcgggcttccgctttctgaaagaacctcctgtggaaagcatccattagatctcggtaagatctaatgctgccttgggggaggctatcgaaccaccttcttgcgttcccgataagcagctcgggaaacagcttgcacatatggacttcattgagaccctggttcgccatgttatactgatagcgtcccaggaagtcatgaggattcactaacccgtcataagtcatcgacggagtttggtagttctgtggtaggggagttcgggtgatgtcgtccgagaacggagtcttcaatgctccgtacatggcgaacccgacatctcttcggtatggaggagatggagttctcctgtgattccggtaccgaggaggaacaggaacatgtcggggttgaggattcttcttcctggaagacacggcactactgcggtagtgactttcatgtctggatgaggagggagaatccaccgttttcgtctccggcttttggcccttttgcaggaaaattaagaactcttcctgcttctcggccaaaaacaacttgacagcctcgttcaaatcgggctgctgggaagactcggtgcgatgagccTTTGAGCGgtttgttccttctccgtgagaactggaagtagatttctcccgaggctgttttccagacctgcgggctggactagcttcctcatggttatcacgaacggaagcacgggtattatgtgatctggtatgcatttttttggtggaagaggatcaaaaactcgctttatcacagatttggttctctgtttcccacagacggcgccagtgatggttgggcgaattttcggtagtagtaaatgcaggtaaaaaatatatagatcacgacacaaggaattacgtggttcgatttactgaggtaaatctacgtccacgggaagaaaggagggcaagattgtattgcttgatctggtttaccagcttacaaatacagacttgctatatgatatttgatgtctagagagctttctTTCTCCTCccttagtctatctgatctaagttctatttatacattgaactaagatcgtggcttgcatcaccactaactaggtcgtggcttacatcaccactaactaggttgtggatgtcgtggaggtcatgagatcctgcatgggtccactatctctttgtttggtccgctatcctgcatgagatcctgcatgagttgacaccactaaatagatcgtgtagtggaggtcgtggaggttctgcatgagtccactatctcccagttcggtcgaatactgagaccgaactgctgaactattgccgagcagcttttgccgatctgagagtagagcttgattggtcggcttttaccgagctgtaggctggggccgaactctttggtaatgccgaactgatactcttccttgggctttgggctgatgggccgtcactgctattgggcttgtttagtacgtaccccatcagtagCTAATTTGTTCTCCTAGGTTTACATCCTTGTTTGGCCAATGGAATTGACATTAAAGGACAGGTTGAATATATAGTAGCATAGCATAATTATAATCTTGATTTCATAACCATGTAGGACCTCTTTTGTTGTGTCTCTTTGAATCTGCCATTCTGCTTCTAGTAGAGACACTCCACTGGTGTCTCTTCATAATGTCGCACTTACCATATTTTTGGTTATATTCATTGAAAAAACCTTGCTAAAAATAGATTTTGTCATAACTTCATGACTAATATTACATCATGATGAAGTTCTTTATGGGTGTTAACAGGACACAATTGGTGGACATCCTCGATAATCTCAAAGAAAAACCAGATGTTGGAACATTGTTGCTGCTAAGCTCCTTTTTTGTACCTAGTTTTCTAAAGTGTGACAAACTCATATTTTCATTGGTTTAATTGGTCTGTTGAAGTGCTAAATGCCGAGTTTATCACACGAAATTGTCTTTGTCCAGCCGATTATTCCATCTTTTGGagttttatgtgtttgttgAGCGTTTTAGGAAAAACATGTGGAAAAGAGGCAAAAATGGAGCGTCTAAAAGGggcacccggccgggtgcaTTATTAGTGCAAAAATTCCACCCGGCCGAGTGAGTTTCCAGTGTAATAactccacccggccgggtactgTAGAGTGACGAGTCTGGCAGCAGAAATGTGATTTTTGAGGAGGAAAATTCAGAAGAAAAGGCTAGGGTTCGAGACTAAGAGATTCATTCTACACCCACCGCCTCCTACACTCCCAAGAACACTGGGAAGAGagatttgaagattgaagactacAAATCAAGAGATTGAAGTTTCCATTCCATAGAATCGTTCCACAGGAGTATTTATTTGCTTTATTATGTATTCGATTGAATCCTTTGTTTTGGTTTTCATgaagaacatgagtagctaaatttattgtggagttttggtgaagactacaatggATGTTTGTGATTAATTCAAGGAGTTGTTTAGATTGCttagctcttgtgatttctttgttatttttatgctttttcaatttaattgcttagctaccaattgggCTTGTTTACCTTTATAGTTGTAATGGAGAGATACCTATGAATTGGATGCAATAAGCCAATAATTAGTTTTAGGACGCAGAAGATTAAAATGAGGGATTTAATGTAGAATGTTGGGAAGCAATCTAGCCTGCTTCTTATTGTTTTAGAGCCGTGACCTTTGGATATTCTTCTACCTTGAGTATTTCTTTATaatcaattgaaaaattcagaTTCTTAATTATTTTGGTACTGATTAAACAAGGTAATATTACAAGATGACTGACCACATTAATTTGTCAAATACAAGTACCACATATGACTCTAATGGGTGGTTCTTTGTATCTGATGAACTTATAACATGTATGAGTTCTGTTATTCGCTTCTTATTTCTATATCTTTCTGTCATTATTATGAGTCAGGTGAATTAGCTGAAAATGTATCCAAAATAGTTGATCCTCAATATCTCGTGGCCCTCGTCTCACTGTTTATGCCTGGCAATCCCAATCCCCCTTCTCACGGTTTTGCTGTATTTTGTAGGATGAGTTCTCAGCAGTCATAACAAAAGCGCTGATTACTTGCGTATAGAAACAGGGTTTGACTCTGCAATGACACGTGTTCCTTGGGGCACACTTGAAAGTGTTGGTGACCAAGATGCCTTGCTGTCATATATGTTTACTTGCGTATAATTCCTGCAGATATGTAAATGGCATAAATACAATTCTTACTTCAACCATTCCTGTGCTTGGAAGGCTTCTTTCTCCTATATATTTCCTCGATAAGGTAAACGAGTAATTCCTAATTTGACTTTGTATCTTGCACTTTCATTGGAGGATAATACTTGAAAGTGTGATTTTAACTGTGTGAGTTTGAAATTTGTTTTTCTCTTTTCAAACAAACACCACAATTTTATTCTTATATGTATGTTCTTCTACAGCAGTCATGTTCCAAACATAATCCTCTCTAACCTCTGCAGCTTGCACCATCTCTTGTCTATCTCAACATCTTCAAATGCAAGCAAATCTCCGAAACAGGAGAGCACAACAAGTACTTATTCTATTTACTCTGTAATATTGAGTTTTATTGACAAGAAGGCCTTTTTTTTGTGAATGATAATTATTTGAATGGTGTTCGTCCCTGTTTAAGCATATAAGAAATCAAAGAACTAATTTTGGTGAAAATGAACATAGCTTTTAATCTGTGTGGACATATTGTTTTATGCATAATCAGATTCAGATGCTGCTGGATACACAAGCTGTCAAAACAATCCTTCCCGTGGAAAACAGGCAAGATACAGACAACTCTTCATTCTTGAGGTTCTTATCCCGTGCCTTCTTTTTTAAACTGCCACAACTGGAATCCGCAGAATCCTAGCTTAACCTAGTCAACTACCAAAGATGGACCTCTGAGGAAACTTTTCATACAGAATTCGCCCTACTCTGGTTAGGATCCGTCCCTTTTTCTCGAGTATTAATCAGGGTGATTCGGTCTTAACTACATTATTAGATTGTTTGGTTTGCAGTTTTATTATTACATGAAAAAGGCTCGGGCCTGAACTCATTTCGAGAGCCCCTTAAAATTGTAACTTGcaaaataaatacattaaattccatatataaattctTTTCTTTAGCATAACTTGCAAAGTAAACAGGCCTTAACAACTCTAATAATACGGTTACAAATTACATGCTccattccattttttttctttctatcccctcttaatttatcaattttgcaatTAAACTCATATCGTTCcaaaagtttatattttgagaggatggatggagtatgagGTGTTGGAATCAAATATAGTTGTGCaatagttttaataaatgattgGTGGCGTGTATGGTGAGTTGAGAATGACGCACTTCGTTTGGTTTAATGTACTAAGTGAAAAAATGGTTGGCTATAAGAAAATTGGCTGATTTTCAATTATATTAGTGACTTGGAGCATCTGCAACAGCACCGTTCCCGACGGGTGGTCGACAGATTACCGTTGCAGGCACCTCATTCCATCGAGGAGCCCTCCATTTTGGACTGAACTCGTTCTGATGGGACACTCGCCCGTCCACGTGGCGCATTCTACGTCATACTTTTTTCACGATTAGTTATAATTAACCCTTGGATTTTCTTCATTACTAAGGAAAAgcccaataaaaataaaaatattggtGGGAACTTGATATTGtgaattcaataaaaatattggtTGCTAGTGTGTTGGTAGTGTGTATTGTAAGTTGAGAAAAATGCACGTCGTTGGATTTAATGAACCAAGTGAATAAATGGTTGGCTGTAATAGATTTGGTTAATTTTTCCATAATAATAGTGACCAAGTGAACTATATAGTATTAGTCAAATTGAATGTGTTGCTGTTTCAAATATGGCATGCTATGTAATTATCGTACTTATCTAATAAGTATAAGAGGAATGATGATTTACAGACATAATGTCTCCAAGCCATAATACCTCTATGTCAATTTGCCATAAGCCAAAATATAATATGAACAATATACCgttattttgaattaaataataattgaataaataaatatatatcaattaatcataaaagGAAAGGCAATTCATATCAAATTACTATCTTTTATCTAAATATACATCAATgaaattattatcaaaattaaaCTCATATCAAATTACACTCTTTTACCTAATACACTCAATCAAAAATAAAGATTTACAACTGCAGAAATATCTTCACTCCTCCATCCGTTGACCAGCCTCCACCGTCTCCGTCGACCAGCCTCCACCGTCCGGCCCTCCGCGTCGCAGGTTGCGGCATCTTCAGCTTTGTTCACCCAAATCATTGGTGCCACGATATAAGAAAACATCAAAGGTACCGCCCCTATGCTTTTATTTATATGTGTTTTAGGCTTCGTATACATGTTCATGGTCAAGCATTTCTCCTCACCTCAATGTGTTCAATCACTTATCCTCTTGAAAACTTGCTTTCACTACGTACAATCATTATTTATTGTCTGCTTAAATTGGTATTTCTATGCATTGATCACATATAACAGATTGAAACCCGAAGCCTGAACTGACTAGTTTTTACTAACTATAGGtgtattttgtttctttctctcttcttgTTGTCAGATTGTCTTTTTCTTGTTGATAACATATTTGCATTTACTCCAATGTTGGCTTAGGTGCGAGTTCGATCAGATCCTGTGTTCAGGTATGATGAACGAGATATATGAGGAATTTTTAGCGACAATCATGAGTTATCGGAAGAGGATAACAACAATGGTGAAGATGAATATGATGTGACAGTGGAAGAGGAAGGTAACAacaatgatgaagaaggagattaTGTGCTAGAAGGAGATGATGTGCTAGAAGAAGATGACGAAAATAACAACAGAGAAGAAGAAGCTAATGTGATCCTAGATTCTAATGGTGTAGACggcgacgatgatgatgatgtttcgGGTGAAGATCTTATAGCCAACATGGCTCCGATGAAGGGAATGGAATATGATTCAAAAGAGAGCCTTATGAAAGCCTATCAAGATTATGCGAAGCTGCAAGGCTTTTCTGTTGCAATACGTAGCTCGTCGTCTAAGTATTACGTGCTTGCTTGCTTCAAAGGGCGAAAGCCTAAGGATGTAATTATGAAGTTTACCAGACAAACGCAGTGTCTGGCTCGTGTTAATTGCATTGTGAAGACTAATGGTAAAGTGATTGTGTCGAATGTTGAGTTGAATCACAATCACAGTCTTGAGCCGCAATTGTCAATGTTTATGCCGGGTAACTGAGAGTTAAGTTTGCACATGAAACGCCTGCTGGAAAGTTGAGATATTGCAGGCTATAGGACTTGTAAAAACGTGAGGACTCTAGAAGTTATGGCCGGAGGTCCTCAGAATCTAGGTGTCACTGAGCGAGTCTGTAGGAACTTCATAGATAAAAGGAGAAGGTTGAGACTTGGAGAGGGGGACGCCAAAGCTATACACGGGCTGTTTTTGAGAATGCAACACATTATGGATGTTGACGATGAAGGACGTCAGCGTAATGTGATGTGGGTACATCCTCGTAGTATAGCTGCGTACAAAGAGTTCCACGATGTTGTGAATTTTGATACAACTTACCTTGTAAACAAATACAAGATGCCGTTGGCAACGGTTGTCGGAGTTAACCAACATAACCAATCAATATTATTGGGATGTGGTTTATTGAGTCACAAGTAGTCCGAATCATTTAAATGGTTCTTTAGCAACTGGTTACTGGCCATGAAAGGTGTTCAACCTACAACAATGCTGACAGATCAATGTGAGAGTATAAAGATTGCCGTGAAGGAAGTTTTTCCAATGACTATACATAGACTTTGTCTATGACATATTGCCAGTAAAATTCCACAGAAGTTCAAAGGTGTGGCTGATTTTCGTAGTTGTTCGTCTGATTTCTACTCAACGATATATGATAGTCTAAGTATTactgtaacaccccttactcggTTAGTTTTAACCAAATAAGTGACGTTACCTTTCGGTACGATCGATAAACAAAACCTGCCTATTTTTTTTAACCATTTTGCAACACTCAACATACAATACTATCATAAAAGAAACTAAACCTGATAACACAACTATTTACTActatacataacaaaataaCATTAACCTGTTTATATAGACATACATACAACTCCACTAGCAAAAAGAAGGTTATAACCTTACATTTGTAACCAACTATTTACAACCAAAAGATAATCTAAGCATGCCACGTGTAAACTACGACTATACCAGCAAAAAGGGAGGTGGTGACTTGACACGTGCTGCTGCCAACTAGCGAGTTCACTCGCTTCTATACTCTGCAAGAGGGAGAAGAAAGGGGGGGGTGAGCTTCGAAAAGCTCGTAGTGTAATCGCATTCCAGAATAAAATCTCTAAAACTTCAATCCATATCACTATCTCAAGTAAACACTTTATTACCTGGAATCTCGTACAACACATATTCAATTTACATCGGCATCAATATACAAACTCAACACAATATCACCAAATATTATCATTACTAAAAGTTTGAATCAGTTAAGATCACATATATCACTTGCAAATAACCAACACATTCATCCTGTACAACAACATGATATAAACAAAGGATCCTGTCAGCAGTCACTTTCCTTCGTCAACATAATTATACTATAAGAAACATAACAATTTAAAGAATTCAAAGCACaaccatattatttcaaaaatagaaagtcACATTCAGCCCCCAAGTTATGCTTAGTGATGAACACGGGTACACGGACACTATCTGTAGCCCTATGAGGGCGTCTATCATGTAAGTCCGAATCGGACACTGTAATCGTCCATATGGCCTATGCAATGCAACTGTCATATATTACCCATATAGGGTACATTACAACAATCGATATATCATATAGAccatcgcttcggttatccagaagacgaatGATCAACATGTGTGCAgtactgctgtcctatggcatgccaactaTACCCTGTGGTTCACTCAAGCAATGGGGCACAACGCAACTATTTCATATCAACTTTCACATTATTCAacacataattatttaaatcacTTTGCATAAGAAATACCACCGTTTCTGTCACTTCACCTTGAAAGTACACAAAATCCACACAATCATTCTTAAGTTCTATGGCATAAGCATACGAATCACACAAacaagtagtagtatttatcgAAGTTTAAGGAACTAATTCTAGAACACGCGTACACTACCTGTACACGTCCCGCTATTACTTGCTTAGTCAACCATGGAGGTGCCCTTTTCCCTTATCGCTTGTGCTTGCACTCGGTTCACCTAATTTTTCAAACAATCAcatatacaaattataaataaacacttaaaTCACAAGTATGGAAGCCAAAATATCACATCTATCTATCTCCCTTTTAGCATAAAAACCTTTATTCTCAACTTTTAAAGCTTTAGAAAAATATTGACTGCATTACATCAACTTCATATAATAAACAGACTTAGCTCGGAGATAACTAGGGGTCGAGCCCTACACCAAAATAAACCCCTATGTGtctattttaattacaaaaaaggtTTTTCTCAAAATTCCAAGGGACTAGGGAGTTATGAACGTTTGACTACAGCCTGCCAGTTTGTGACAGATTCTGGCGACGGTTTagcatgaatttttaaaaatagcaaacgTTGACGAAACGAACTGAAATTTTGCAGACATCTTACCAAGACCTTATagtatgcattaaaatttttaGAACATAATTATATCATGTTAAAGTGGCCGAAACTGACCAGTACAGTAGCATCAGAACAGCCCACATACAAGCTATTTCCTATTTGTGTGTCATTGGGTAATTTCTCCAAACATTTCATGTTCAACAACAAAATTACATGGTTTTAGTCCAATTATGATTCATCTCCAACAAATGAAATCCCAAAAATCAGATTTTTCCtatcactttcatgcttaaatatTATATCCTACTTCCAATTGCATAGTTCAATAGCCAAATTACACCAAAGCATCAAACAACAAAATTCCCAAAtctataaaccctaattttcgaccaAACAACAagattcacatcaaattaacATCACTACTATACTTAGAAATATGATTGAAGAGGTTATGGAGGAAGCTAACCtctaaattcaacaattttccAAAGATTAGTGGAAGTGGGTTTGCAACCTAAGCTCCAAAATTGAGGGAAAGAAGGGGAATTGAGAGCTTGGattgatggagtgttttacatgttACGCGGTGGAGCGATCGGAGGAGTCGCGGTGGCTGATCGGAGGGAGTGGATGGCTGTCAAAAATCTtcacagagagggagagagagcaCGAAAGGTTTGGATATTACAATTACAGAATTTGAGTCAAGGTGGACAGATTTTCTATCTAAACACAGTCTTCATAACAATAGGTGGCTGAAATATTTGTTTGATGAAAAGGAGAATTGGGCACCCATCTATCTGAATCATAATTTTTGGGCTGGTATGGTATCGACCCAACGAAGTGAATCTATGCACGCATTCTTTGATGGTTTTGTGAACTCGAAGAGCACGTTGAAACTGTTTGTAGAACAATACGAGATCGCtattcaaaaaaatattcaGAAGGAGATGAACGCTGATTACCAGTCCAAGTGCGTGATGCTGAAACCGGTGTCAACTTTTCAATGGGAGAAACAATTGCTAGGTGAATACACTCATAACATCGGCCTCTTGTTGCAAGTGGAAATCAAGAAAATTAGCAGTTGTAATGTGGAAGATGTCGCAATTGGTGAAGATGGTGTGCATCGTTGCAAGATAAAGGAGATGCGATTAGTGCATAATGTTTTTCACAAGGAATACACTTACACTGTCGAGTATCGTCCTTTTGGGGAATATATAAGCTGCAACTGCCGTAGGTATGAA is a window encoding:
- the LOC121770378 gene encoding protein FAR1-RELATED SEQUENCE 8-like, with the translated sequence MIGGVDNHELSEEDNNNGEDEYDVTVEEEGNNNDEEGDYVLEGDDVLEEDDENNNREEEANVILDSNGVDGDDDDDVSGEDLIANMAPMKGMEYDSKESLMKAYQDYAKLQGFSVAIRSSSSKYYVLACFKGRKPKDVIMKFTRQTQCLARVNCIVKTNGKVIVSNVELNHNHSLEPQLSMFMPGYRTCKNVRTLEVMAGGPQNLGVTERVCRNFIDKRRRLRLGEGDAKAIHGLFLRMQHIMDVDDEGRQRNVMWVHPRSIAAYKEFHDVVNFDTTYLVNKYKMPLATVVGVNQHNQSILLGCGLLSHK